Within the Aspergillus luchuensis IFO 4308 DNA, chromosome 5, nearly complete sequence genome, the region TTCCCGCCCAACACCGCGTTCTACGGGTACTGCAGCAGCGCTTGGAGCGATCTGCGTTCGAGTCTATCCAGAAATGGCAGCCCCAACTCGGTCAGGCTAACGGATGGGATTGTGCCGAGAAGGTAGAATTGCACTTGGCATTCAGAGCGCTGGACCGAAAGCGTCGTACCCATTCCACACCTGGGTTGTTGAAAATTCCAAAGAAGGGGGTTAATCGGTTGCGAGTCGACATTGAGGGTATCCTTCATGCAGCCGTGCACCGTCAGCTACAGGATCACCGTCGTCTTTCACAGCAGTTTCACTCGGCTCGAGAGTTTGCAACCGTATGGCTGCGTGATCCGCAGTCTGCGGGGGAGATTGAGCAGTGCCAAGTGCGGATCAACCGTCTTTTCAGCAGATGGATTGCACgcacccaccatctccaaggCAATCTGGCTGTGCGCATGGGAAGCAACAGGATACCTGAAGATCGACGTtaccaattcctcctgcgCGAGGCGACGCGGAGGCTCTTGGAGAAAATCAATCACGATTGTATTGAGCAAGTGGACTACATCCTACAAGTGAGCTTTCCGTCATTGTATACAAAGAAGTGAGCAGCGCATGCATGACATGGGAAATGGGCATATCAGCTTGGATACAAAGAAAGCAGGCGCGAGAATACAAGTTTTGAATTAACCATGGGTTGTGTTACTCCTATGCTAACACAGGTCAGCCCCGCAAGGATAAAGATGTCGGTTTATCGCATTTTTTGCCCTCCAATTGACTCCTGattcctccagccactcgaCGCAGAAGGTGAGAGGGAACTTCTTGTATCATGGAttggctttttctttggatCATTGGTGATATATGTCTGGAAGCATCATTAGTGCCCATCGCAGTAAgcagtggaggatctggtaCATACCTATGTTTCGTCGAGCGCATCAGGGCACGGCGGTGGGAGTCACATAACAGATTTTTCGTCACACTTTTGAGGCGAGATTCCCTGGTGGTCAAATCGGTAATGCCTTGAAGTAGATGCAGCTCTGTGTGTGCGATCTCACGCCACTTTAGATCGACATCGTGTGGGCAGGGATGCCCGTTGTCTAACAACCCAATGCATCTTTCACGATGGAGAGAATCGTAATCCATGGAAACTCGATAATAGCCGGCCATGGCCGGTTTGTAAACGTGTGTTCAGGAAGAAGATAGGGACAGACTGGCGAGACTATAGGAAAGTGGTAATTTGTGCCAACTATCTGGGACGGCACCGGGCCTGGATATAGGTCTGATATTGGTGAAATTTCGGTTCACTTCGATGCCTGCAAAGTGAAGTGCGCTACGAAATGCTATTTAAAGAGCCGCATAGTTCTCTCGTGTTTACACGATGACCCGCGTAGACGAAGAACAATCATGCGAATGTGTAACGTCGTAGGAAAGCAGCGGTTGTTCCTCGGAGCAATCGTCACTATCCTGGGAACGAGCTTGTTAGTCGTGGGAGCCATCGACTTCCGAGGGCCCCTAGGCTAAAGCTTGGAAATTCCTAGTAGCGTGTGTAGCTTAACCACATTCTCGTCGCTAGCAAGATCGGTTGCCCACCAAACGATTACCGGATGAACCAGGCTCTCTCACGCACCACTATTACCATGGTGCCCCGTCGCTTCCTGTACATTGTTGGCTAAGCGCCATCGGAGAGAGGATAGCTCTGCTAGTACTGACATCTGCCGGTCGTCGGTTCGCCCATGTACCAGTCAGCGTGTCTGGCCATGCGGCGGAAGAGAGGGTGGAACATTGGGACATTGCCAATGATGACTGCGACAAGGTTCCGCGGCCAGACCCAGCTACAGGCCTGGGAAGCGCCATTCGTCCCGGCCCCTCATGGTCAAAAATTGCTCGGTGAAGGAGTTCCAGTGTGGACAGTCAGTTGGAGGGACGTAGGGTCACAATCGACATGACTCCGAATATCATTGACCATAAGGAAGATGCCACCGCTCAAGAGAACCATCGGTTGGAACTCTTCTGACCATGAAGGGCGGGTCCTGGTAAACCTCTTGCGCAAGCAGTTGGTAGAATCGCTTCGGCTATGCCGTTCAGGGTATGTGCAccgggaggggaaagagtaAGAGTACCTCAGGCATGATGCTCTAAGTCACCTTGACATCTACATCAATACACGAGACGACGGGCTGAAGTATATAGTCCGGACTTAGGATGGTATCCTGGGTTTTATTCAGGGAATGACAACACTGCAGGATCGAGAGCATGACTAGAGATAGATGTGCTGTTCAGCCACCGAGCGATAATGCGGGCACCAATACCCGCAGTGACAGGACACACTGTATTAACAAATATCTAGGTTGCTAGTCTGGGCATGGGCtgtttaaaaaatattgatGGACAGCCAATGTCCTGTTGTCAGATCTGATAATAGAGTTAAAGGTGGTGGTTCACCGCTTCTACAATCTCTGACAGTTAGACGGGGAAATTTCGCCCTAATCAATCTGTCTTATGATGGCTTGAATCAACGGCGAATATACATCAGATCCTATTCAGAAAAACATGAGaacaatatataaatccCTTGTAGGAGAGAATAGTCGTTATATGACCTCCAAGCAACAACCGGTATTTCCGCTTGCATGAAGTCGCGCGTTGCAACTAGCGAAGCACCAACACTCGTCCCCGAATCTGCAATTCGCCGATGAGTCCATCGAAGGGGCGCCGTTCTGGCGAGAGCTGAATACCAATGTTGAGCTACTGTAACTTCATGGATCAGAGTACCATATCCCAGACCCCTTGGGCATACGAGATGCTGCTCCACACTAAGACGAGATGCATCGCGTAGAGGCTCGGATGCCAGTGTCCCATGATTTACATACATTATCTGCTTACGCACCGCACGCGATAGCTGACTCATCGTGATCTACGTACGTATCATGCGA harbors:
- a CDS encoding uncharacterized protein (COG:S;~EggNog:ENOG410PYN0), with the protein product MTPKLLTQPPLTSLPFPAQHRVLRVLQQRLERSAFESIQKWQPQLGQANGWDCAEKVELHLAFRALDRKRRTHSTPGLLKIPKKGVNRLRVDIEGILHAAVHRQLQDHRRLSQQFHSAREFATVWLRDPQSAGEIEQCQVRINRLFSRWIARTHHLQGNLAVRMGSNRIPEDRRYQFLLREATRRLLEKINHDCIEQVDYILQVSFPSLYTKK